The proteins below come from a single Beutenbergia cavernae DSM 12333 genomic window:
- the rpsH gene encoding 30S ribosomal protein S8: MTMTDPIADMLTRLRNANSAYHETVTMPYSKLKSHIAEILQAEGYIVGWRVEDAEVGKHLVLLLKYGPNRERSLAGVRRVSKPGLRVYAKSTNLPKVLGGLGVAILSTSSGLLTDRQAATKGVGGEVLAYVW; the protein is encoded by the coding sequence ATGACAATGACTGATCCGATCGCAGACATGCTGACGCGTCTGCGCAACGCGAACTCGGCGTACCACGAGACGGTGACCATGCCGTACTCGAAGCTGAAGTCGCACATCGCCGAGATCCTCCAGGCGGAGGGCTACATCGTCGGCTGGCGTGTCGAGGACGCCGAGGTGGGCAAGCACCTCGTGCTCCTCCTCAAGTACGGGCCGAACCGCGAGCGGTCGCTCGCCGGTGTCCGGCGCGTCTCGAAGCCCGGTCTGCGGGTGTACGCGAAGTCGACCAACCTGCCGAAGGTGCTCGGCGGCCTGGGCGTGGCCATCCTGTCCACGTCCTCCGGCCTGCTCACCGACCGTCAGGCGGCCACGAAGGGCGTGGGTGGGGAAGTCCTCGCCTACGTCTGGTGA
- the secY gene encoding preprotein translocase subunit SecY has translation MLSAFARAFRTPDLRRKLLFTLGIMAIFRLGSFIPTPGIDYANVQVCAAASQDNDVLGLINLFSGGALLQLSIFALGIMPYITASIIIQLLRVVIPRFEALHKEGQSGTAKLTQYTRYLTIFLAVLQATTIITTARTGVLFNGCGASDSNTPLIPNDGVTTILLMIVTMTAGTGLIMWLGELITERGVGNGMSLLIFTSIAASFPTALWAVATGEGGATKFGLVLLLTLVIVVLVVFVEQSQRRVPVQYAKRMVGRRMYGGSSTYIPIKINMSGVIPVIFASSLLALPTLAAQFGDPTEGWVQWVQANLVDPGAPMYLAIYVVLILFFAFFYTSITFNPDEVADNMKRYGGFIPGIRAGRPTAEYLHYVITRITSAGAIYLALVAMVPTIAFVLLGISTSIPFGGTSLLIVVSVGLETVKQIDSQLQQRHYEGFLR, from the coding sequence TTGCTGAGCGCATTCGCCCGGGCGTTCCGGACGCCCGACCTGCGGCGCAAGCTGCTCTTCACGCTCGGGATCATGGCGATCTTCCGCCTCGGGTCCTTCATCCCGACCCCCGGCATCGACTACGCGAACGTGCAGGTCTGTGCCGCGGCCTCGCAGGACAACGACGTCCTCGGCCTCATCAACCTGTTCAGCGGCGGTGCGCTGCTCCAGCTGTCGATCTTCGCGCTCGGGATCATGCCGTACATCACGGCGAGCATCATCATCCAGCTGCTCCGTGTGGTGATCCCTCGTTTCGAGGCCCTCCACAAGGAGGGGCAGTCCGGCACCGCGAAGCTCACGCAGTACACCCGTTACCTCACGATCTTCCTCGCGGTGCTGCAGGCCACGACGATCATCACGACGGCGCGCACCGGCGTGCTGTTCAACGGGTGCGGGGCGTCCGACTCGAACACGCCGCTCATCCCGAACGACGGCGTCACCACGATCCTGCTGATGATCGTGACGATGACGGCGGGTACCGGGCTCATCATGTGGCTCGGCGAGCTCATCACGGAGCGCGGCGTCGGCAACGGCATGTCGCTGCTCATCTTCACGTCGATCGCGGCGAGCTTCCCGACCGCGCTGTGGGCAGTCGCCACGGGCGAGGGCGGCGCCACGAAGTTCGGCCTCGTGCTGCTGCTCACCCTCGTGATCGTGGTGCTCGTCGTGTTCGTCGAGCAGTCACAGCGTCGCGTCCCGGTGCAGTACGCGAAGCGGATGGTCGGGCGTCGCATGTACGGCGGCTCGAGCACGTACATCCCGATCAAGATCAACATGTCCGGCGTGATCCCGGTGATCTTCGCGTCGTCGCTGCTCGCGCTGCCGACGCTCGCCGCCCAGTTCGGGGACCCGACCGAGGGCTGGGTCCAGTGGGTCCAGGCGAACCTCGTCGATCCGGGTGCGCCGATGTACCTCGCGATCTACGTGGTGCTCATCCTGTTCTTCGCGTTCTTCTACACGTCGATCACGTTCAACCCGGACGAGGTCGCCGACAACATGAAGCGCTACGGCGGGTTCATCCCGGGCATCCGGGCGGGCCGGCCGACGGCCGAGTACCTGCACTACGTGATCACGCGCATCACCTCGGCCGGCGCGATCTACCTCGCGCTCGTCGCGATGGTGCCGACGATCGCGTTCGTGCTCCTGGGGATCTCCACGTCGATCCCGTTCGGCGGGACGTCGCTGCTGATCGTCGTCAGCGTCGGGCTCGAGACCGTCAAGCAGATCGACTCCCAGCTCCAGCAACGACACTACGAGGGCTTCCTGCGATGA
- the rpmC gene encoding 50S ribosomal protein L29, protein MAVGSKDLTPTELDGMDDERLGAELKKAKDELFNLRFASATGQLESHGRLKEVRRDIARIYTILRERELGIRTAPTSAK, encoded by the coding sequence ATGGCAGTCGGTTCGAAGGACCTGACGCCGACCGAGCTGGACGGCATGGACGACGAGCGTCTCGGCGCCGAGCTCAAGAAGGCCAAGGACGAGCTGTTCAACCTGCGGTTCGCCTCGGCCACCGGCCAGCTCGAGAGCCACGGACGCCTCAAGGAGGTCCGGCGCGACATCGCCCGGATCTACACGATCCTGCGTGAGCGCGAGCTCGGGATCCGCACGGCTCCGACGAGCGCGAAGTGA
- a CDS encoding type Z 30S ribosomal protein S14: protein MAKTALIQKANSKPKFGVRAYTRCNRCGRPRSVYRKFGLCRICLREMALAGQLPGVTKSSW from the coding sequence GTGGCGAAGACCGCCCTCATCCAGAAGGCGAACAGCAAGCCGAAGTTCGGTGTGCGCGCCTACACCCGGTGCAACCGGTGCGGCCGTCCGCGCTCGGTGTACCGCAAGTTCGGCCTGTGCCGGATCTGCCTGCGTGAGATGGCCCTCGCCGGTCAGCTCCCGGGTGTCACGAAGAGCAGCTGGTAA
- the rpsE gene encoding 30S ribosomal protein S5, whose amino-acid sequence MAAPQRSRTTGAPSSGGPSENERGRGGDRRGGDRRGGDRRGGDDRNQFVERVVTINRVAKVVKGGRRFSFTALVVVGDGDGTVGVGYGKAKEVPTAIAKGVEEAKKNFFRVPRIQGTIPHSVRGEAAAGVVFLRPASPGTGVIAGGPVRAVLDCAGIHDVLSKSLGSSNAINIVHATVAALQGLEEPAAVAARRGLPLEDVVPGPILRAQARGRADAAAKASTGVA is encoded by the coding sequence ATGGCTGCACCGCAGCGCAGCAGGACCACTGGCGCCCCGAGCAGCGGCGGCCCCAGCGAGAACGAGCGCGGGCGCGGCGGCGACCGTCGGGGTGGGGACCGCCGCGGCGGCGACCGCCGGGGCGGTGACGACCGCAACCAGTTCGTGGAGCGCGTCGTCACGATCAACCGCGTCGCCAAGGTCGTCAAGGGCGGTCGTCGCTTCAGCTTCACGGCACTCGTGGTCGTGGGCGACGGCGACGGCACCGTCGGCGTCGGCTACGGCAAGGCGAAGGAAGTCCCGACCGCCATCGCGAAGGGTGTCGAGGAGGCGAAGAAGAACTTCTTCCGCGTCCCGCGCATCCAGGGCACCATCCCCCACTCGGTGCGGGGTGAGGCAGCGGCCGGGGTCGTCTTCCTGCGTCCCGCGTCCCCGGGTACCGGAGTCATCGCCGGTGGCCCGGTGCGCGCCGTGCTCGACTGCGCGGGGATCCACGACGTGCTCAGCAAGTCGCTCGGTTCGTCGAACGCGATCAACATCGTCCACGCGACGGTCGCGGCGCTCCAGGGGCTCGAGGAGCCGGCCGCTGTCGCGGCGCGGCGTGGCCTCCCGCTCGAGGACGTCGTCCCCGGCCCGATCCTGCGCGCTCAGGCGCGCGGACGGGCCGACGCCGCCGCGAAGGCATCGACGGGAGTGGCGTGA
- a CDS encoding adenylate kinase, protein MSARYVIMGPQGSGKGTQAARLSGRLGVPAISTGDIFRSNVAEGTELGRTAKAIMDAGDLVPDEITNAMVRDRLARDDARAGFILDGYPRNAAQVEELDRILAEHDEALDAVIELVADREELLARLARRAELEGRDDDTEEAIRRRLEVYAEQTAPLAEAYAARGLLVRVDGVGEVDAITEQVAGALEAHAR, encoded by the coding sequence ATGAGCGCCAGGTACGTGATCATGGGCCCGCAGGGCTCCGGCAAGGGCACGCAGGCAGCGCGGCTGTCCGGCCGCCTCGGGGTTCCCGCGATCTCGACGGGGGACATCTTCCGGTCGAACGTCGCCGAGGGCACGGAGCTCGGCCGGACCGCGAAGGCGATCATGGACGCGGGCGACCTGGTCCCGGACGAGATCACGAACGCCATGGTGCGTGACCGGCTCGCCCGCGACGACGCCCGGGCCGGCTTCATCCTCGACGGCTACCCGCGGAACGCGGCGCAGGTCGAGGAGCTCGACCGGATCCTCGCGGAGCACGACGAGGCGCTCGACGCCGTCATCGAGCTCGTCGCGGACCGGGAGGAGCTGCTCGCGCGGCTCGCCCGCCGCGCGGAGCTCGAGGGTCGCGACGACGACACGGAGGAGGCGATCCGGCGTCGGCTCGAGGTGTATGCCGAGCAGACGGCGCCGCTCGCCGAGGCGTACGCCGCCCGAGGGCTGCTCGTGCGCGTGGACGGGGTCGGCGAGGTCGACGCGATCACCGAGCAGGTCGCCGGAGCCCTCGAGGCCCACGCCCGCTGA
- a CDS encoding LuxR C-terminal-related transcriptional regulator, whose protein sequence is MVDEGLRVRRTHPGPRLPRVAESYVPRPRVLARLERLAPLVIVRAPRGFGKTSLLSWWLRTTKHTDHDVVWLTLDRHAVTEAEFWELLLAGLRSAGLAEGVGATSARRSVHDAVRSLTRRLVLVMDNFPSVPESLDGDLVDLVQQSDLIHLAVAGHRHRDLERLGVIALDAVLVLSSDLALDADAIGELAAGIGLDLTRAQIDRVAGEVGGWPALVRALLHGIEQRDVVGESFTYVDWRLVDLFVREVLAGVVDESVRSFMARTSVADEFTRELAQELYPDRDVTFLLSRMVEAHLLGVQVIDGVPVYTYPRAVRFAIDRLLAESDPELRQALLGIATRWFADRDDARGALVHAVRARDWDQAVSAVDRHWVQLVAQHPDALSHAIRGMPVDLVASNPKLRVAHEFILPLTHPTDLASTHRAELAGVAPRTESDAVRTRVSTVIALSATGYVDIAQEVAQQWGRAADVSGAAPGDVDHEVPTLLFQWGSTRLAAGDVIGSRYAFSEAFAWAQRMGDALVRRTSAVGLALTHAINGVPLLTHEWLGRVELDEDVEEPVTRAAVVIAEALAGVDMLADEAALLADNLPERSSPDELWALVAFVRGQIIASGGDPGAMLACADACEEGLARAPRGGIAEALLVSTLGEVLVAQGERARFRRILASATDSPILAVAKARLAWQDGDGVKARTIAVDALQRPTITQRSRLELLVLMAVLDLDRDRRASALSYARQALQVAHGTGQRRPFQFVPRAQLATLATELPDLGELLGEPAFEAFGDVMPPAVSAVVLTERERTILGELASTSSVPEIATRLFVSPNTVKTQLRGIYRKLGTHSREETLQRARDAGLLDPSDASV, encoded by the coding sequence ATGGTGGATGAGGGGCTGCGCGTGCGGCGTACGCACCCTGGTCCCCGGCTGCCCCGGGTGGCCGAGAGCTACGTGCCGCGGCCTCGCGTGCTCGCCCGCCTCGAACGTCTCGCGCCGCTCGTCATCGTGCGCGCACCACGCGGGTTCGGGAAGACGAGCCTGCTGTCCTGGTGGCTGCGCACGACCAAGCACACCGACCACGACGTCGTCTGGCTGACGCTCGACCGCCACGCGGTCACCGAGGCGGAGTTCTGGGAGCTGCTGCTCGCCGGGCTCCGATCCGCCGGCCTCGCCGAGGGCGTGGGCGCGACGTCCGCTCGTCGTTCCGTGCACGACGCCGTCCGGTCGCTCACCCGGCGCCTCGTGCTGGTCATGGACAACTTCCCGTCGGTGCCGGAGAGCCTCGACGGCGACCTCGTCGACCTCGTCCAGCAGTCCGACCTCATCCACCTCGCCGTCGCCGGGCACCGGCACCGTGACCTCGAGCGGCTGGGCGTGATCGCGCTCGACGCGGTGCTCGTGCTGTCCAGCGACCTCGCGCTCGACGCCGACGCGATCGGCGAGCTCGCCGCGGGCATCGGGCTGGACCTCACGCGCGCACAGATCGACCGGGTCGCGGGGGAGGTCGGGGGGTGGCCGGCCCTCGTGCGTGCGCTGCTGCACGGCATCGAGCAGCGCGACGTCGTCGGGGAGTCGTTCACGTACGTCGACTGGCGTCTCGTCGACCTGTTCGTCCGGGAGGTCCTCGCCGGCGTCGTCGACGAGTCGGTGCGCTCCTTCATGGCACGCACGTCCGTCGCCGACGAGTTCACCCGGGAGCTCGCCCAGGAGCTGTACCCCGACCGCGACGTGACGTTCCTGCTCAGCCGCATGGTGGAGGCGCACCTGCTCGGCGTGCAGGTGATCGACGGCGTCCCGGTCTACACGTATCCGCGCGCGGTGCGGTTCGCGATCGACCGGTTGCTCGCGGAGTCCGACCCCGAGCTGCGCCAGGCGCTCCTCGGGATCGCGACCCGGTGGTTCGCCGACCGGGACGACGCGCGCGGCGCCCTCGTGCACGCCGTCCGGGCCCGGGACTGGGACCAGGCGGTCAGCGCGGTCGACCGGCACTGGGTGCAGCTGGTCGCCCAGCACCCCGACGCCCTGAGCCACGCGATCCGGGGGATGCCGGTGGATCTGGTGGCGTCGAACCCGAAGCTCCGGGTCGCACACGAGTTCATCCTGCCGCTGACCCATCCCACGGACCTCGCCTCCACCCACCGCGCGGAGCTCGCCGGAGTCGCGCCGCGCACGGAGAGCGACGCCGTGCGCACCCGGGTGAGCACGGTCATCGCGCTGTCCGCGACCGGCTACGTCGACATCGCGCAGGAGGTCGCCCAGCAGTGGGGCCGCGCCGCCGACGTCAGCGGGGCGGCGCCCGGCGACGTCGACCACGAGGTGCCGACGCTGCTCTTCCAGTGGGGGAGCACACGCCTCGCCGCCGGCGACGTCATCGGGTCCCGGTACGCGTTCTCGGAGGCGTTCGCCTGGGCGCAGCGCATGGGGGACGCGCTCGTGCGGCGGACGAGCGCCGTCGGCCTCGCGCTCACGCACGCGATCAACGGCGTCCCGCTCCTCACGCACGAGTGGCTCGGCCGCGTGGAGCTCGACGAGGACGTCGAGGAACCTGTGACACGCGCCGCAGTCGTGATCGCGGAGGCGCTCGCCGGCGTCGACATGCTGGCCGACGAGGCCGCCCTCCTGGCGGACAACCTGCCGGAGCGGTCGTCGCCGGACGAGCTCTGGGCGCTCGTCGCGTTCGTCCGCGGTCAGATCATCGCGAGCGGCGGCGATCCCGGCGCGATGCTGGCGTGCGCGGACGCGTGCGAGGAGGGCCTCGCCCGCGCGCCGCGGGGCGGGATCGCCGAGGCGCTCCTCGTCTCGACGCTCGGCGAGGTGCTCGTGGCCCAGGGCGAACGCGCCCGCTTCCGCCGGATCCTGGCGTCGGCGACCGACTCGCCGATCCTCGCCGTCGCGAAGGCACGGCTGGCGTGGCAGGACGGCGACGGCGTCAAGGCGCGGACGATCGCCGTCGACGCGCTCCAGCGACCCACGATCACTCAGCGCTCCCGGCTCGAGCTCCTGGTCCTCATGGCGGTGCTCGACCTCGACCGGGACCGCCGCGCCTCGGCGCTGAGCTACGCGCGGCAGGCACTCCAGGTCGCGCACGGCACCGGGCAGCGCCGTCCGTTCCAGTTCGTGCCGAGGGCTCAGCTCGCCACGCTGGCGACGGAGCTTCCCGACCTCGGGGAACTTCTCGGCGAGCCGGCGTTCGAGGCGTTCGGCGACGTCATGCCCCCGGCGGTGAGCGCCGTCGTCCTGACCGAGCGGGAGCGGACGATCCTCGGCGAGCTCGCGTCGACGTCGTCCGTCCCGGAGATCGCGACGAGGCTGTTCGTCTCGCCCAACACGGTGAAGACGCAGCTCCGCGGGATCTACCGCAAGCTCGGCACCCACAGCCGCGAGGAGACGCTGCAGCGCGCCCGGGACGCCGGTCTCCTCGACCCGTCCGACGCGTCGGTCTGA
- the rplR gene encoding 50S ribosomal protein L18: MAVTIKSAGKSTATARKRRHLRVRKRIVGTPERPRLVVTRSSRHIVAQLVDDSTGTTLASASTLEADLRASDGAKVDKAHKVGELLAARGTAAGVTTAVFDRGGNAYHGRVAAVADGAREGGLTL, from the coding sequence ATGGCTGTGACGATCAAGTCAGCGGGCAAGTCCACGGCGACGGCACGCAAGCGCCGTCACCTGCGTGTCCGCAAGCGCATCGTCGGGACGCCGGAGCGCCCCCGCCTCGTCGTGACGCGTTCGTCGCGGCACATCGTCGCGCAGCTCGTCGACGACTCGACGGGGACGACGCTCGCGTCGGCCTCGACGCTCGAGGCCGACCTGCGCGCCTCGGACGGGGCGAAGGTCGACAAGGCGCACAAGGTCGGCGAGCTTCTCGCCGCCCGTGGCACCGCAGCCGGCGTGACGACTGCCGTCTTCGACCGCGGTGGCAACGCGTACCACGGTCGCGTGGCCGCCGTCGCCGACGGTGCCCGTGAAGGGGGACTGACCCTGTGA
- the rpmD gene encoding 50S ribosomal protein L30, translated as MAQLKVTQTRSTIGGKQNQRETLATLGLGRIGKSTVQEDTPGVRGMIRVVAHLVSVEEVDES; from the coding sequence ATGGCGCAGCTCAAGGTCACGCAGACCCGGTCCACGATCGGGGGCAAGCAGAACCAGCGTGAGACGCTGGCGACGCTCGGCCTCGGCCGGATCGGGAAGTCCACCGTCCAGGAGGACACCCCGGGCGTGCGCGGCATGATCCGGGTGGTCGCCCACCTGGTGAGCGTCGAGGAGGTCGACGAGTCATGA
- the map gene encoding type I methionyl aminopeptidase: MFRSPRIELKTPEQIVAMRRSGLVLAGVLDEVRAHLGPGVTTRELDAVAAAAVARAGATSNFLGYHGYPATICTSVNDQVVHGIPSDRPLADGDVVSVDAGAIVDGWHSDSAFTTVIGAAAPRDAALVAATERAMWAGVAALASARRLGEVGAAVEASVTGAADDGDGFAIVTEYVGHGIGTAMHQSPDVPNYATRDRGPRVVPGLVVAIEPMLVAGDPATRVLDDDWTVVTLDGSRAAHVEHTVAVHDGGIWVLTAADGGTAGLAPYGVRPVPVG; encoded by the coding sequence ATGTTCCGCAGTCCCCGGATCGAGCTCAAGACGCCCGAGCAGATCGTCGCGATGCGGCGGTCCGGGCTGGTGCTCGCCGGTGTCCTCGACGAGGTGCGCGCGCACCTCGGCCCAGGTGTCACGACACGCGAGCTCGACGCCGTCGCGGCCGCCGCGGTGGCGCGCGCCGGTGCGACGTCCAACTTCCTGGGCTACCACGGGTATCCCGCGACGATCTGCACGAGCGTCAACGACCAGGTGGTGCACGGCATCCCGTCGGACCGCCCGCTCGCCGACGGCGACGTCGTCTCGGTGGATGCCGGCGCGATCGTCGACGGCTGGCACTCCGACTCCGCGTTCACCACGGTGATCGGCGCTGCGGCGCCTCGTGACGCGGCGCTCGTCGCCGCGACCGAGCGGGCGATGTGGGCCGGCGTCGCGGCGCTGGCCTCCGCGCGTCGGCTGGGCGAGGTGGGAGCGGCCGTCGAGGCCAGCGTCACCGGCGCTGCCGACGACGGCGACGGCTTCGCGATCGTCACCGAGTACGTCGGTCACGGCATCGGGACGGCGATGCACCAGAGCCCGGACGTCCCCAACTACGCGACGCGGGACCGCGGGCCGCGGGTGGTGCCCGGGCTGGTCGTGGCGATCGAGCCGATGCTGGTCGCCGGCGACCCGGCGACCCGCGTGCTGGACGACGACTGGACGGTCGTGACGCTCGACGGCTCCCGTGCGGCGCACGTCGAGCACACGGTCGCCGTGCACGACGGCGGCATCTGGGTCCTGACCGCTGCCGACGGCGGAACGGCGGGCCTCGCACCGTACGGCGTCCGGCCCGTCCCGGTCGGTTGA
- the rplO gene encoding 50S ribosomal protein L15: protein MTEKSTDTKSAATKAAAKKKADEQVAEATRPNALKVHHLRPAPGARTAKTRVGRGEASKGKTAGRGTKGSKARGNVPAAFEGGQTPMHMRLPKLRGFTNPFRTEYQVVNLGRLAELYPTGGEVTVADLVAKGAVRSGRPVKVLGTGDVDVKLDVKVDAYSASAKEKIVAAGGSLEQA from the coding sequence ATGACGGAGAAGTCCACGGACACGAAGTCCGCGGCCACGAAGGCCGCGGCGAAGAAGAAGGCCGACGAGCAGGTCGCCGAGGCGACCCGTCCGAACGCCCTCAAGGTCCACCACCTGCGGCCGGCCCCCGGCGCACGCACCGCCAAGACCCGCGTGGGTCGCGGCGAGGCGTCCAAGGGCAAGACCGCTGGTCGCGGCACCAAGGGTTCGAAGGCGCGCGGCAACGTGCCCGCAGCGTTCGAGGGCGGCCAGACGCCGATGCACATGCGGCTGCCGAAGCTGCGCGGGTTCACGAACCCGTTCCGGACGGAGTACCAGGTCGTCAACCTCGGTCGGCTCGCCGAGCTGTACCCGACGGGTGGCGAGGTCACCGTCGCCGACCTCGTGGCGAAGGGCGCCGTGCGCTCCGGTCGCCCTGTCAAGGTGCTGGGCACGGGTGACGTCGACGTGAAGCTCGACGTGAAGGTCGACGCGTACTCCGCGTCGGCCAAGGAGAAGATCGTGGCGGCGGGCGGCTCGCTCGAGCAGGCCTGA
- the rpsQ gene encoding 30S ribosomal protein S17, which yields MANETKDTVAESAAAEHRPNRKTRRGYVVSDKMQKTVVVEVEDRVKHPLYGKVIRRTTKVKAHDEASTAGVGDLVLIMETRPLSATKRWRVVEILEKAK from the coding sequence ATGGCGAACGAGACGAAGGACACCGTGGCCGAGAGCGCGGCAGCCGAGCACCGCCCCAACCGCAAGACGCGGCGTGGGTACGTGGTGAGCGACAAGATGCAGAAGACCGTCGTGGTGGAGGTCGAGGACCGGGTCAAGCACCCGCTCTACGGCAAGGTCATCCGGCGCACCACGAAGGTCAAGGCGCACGACGAGGCCTCCACGGCCGGCGTCGGCGACCTCGTCCTCATCATGGAGACCCGGCCGCTGTCCGCCACCAAGCGGTGGCGTGTGGTCGAGATCCTCGAGAAGGCCAAGTAA
- the rplF gene encoding 50S ribosomal protein L6, whose product MSRIGKIPVQVPSGVDVDIADRVVTVKGPKGTLTHRVPAPIVVARGDDGALVVTRPDDERTSRSLHGLTRTLLANLVTGVTQGYQKNLEIVGTGYRVTAKGSSLEFALGFSHPVTVSAPEGITFAVESPTKFSVAGIDKQQVGEVAANIRKIRKPEPYKGKGVRYAGEQVRRKVGKAGK is encoded by the coding sequence ATGTCCCGCATCGGGAAGATCCCCGTCCAGGTCCCGTCCGGCGTCGACGTCGACATCGCTGACCGCGTGGTGACGGTGAAGGGCCCCAAGGGCACCCTCACGCACCGCGTGCCGGCGCCGATCGTCGTCGCACGCGGCGACGACGGTGCCCTGGTCGTCACGCGTCCGGACGACGAGCGCACGTCGCGCTCGCTCCACGGCCTGACGCGCACGCTGCTCGCGAACCTCGTCACCGGGGTGACGCAGGGCTACCAGAAGAACCTCGAGATCGTCGGTACCGGGTACCGCGTGACCGCCAAGGGGAGCTCGCTCGAGTTCGCGCTCGGTTTCAGCCACCCCGTGACGGTGAGCGCCCCCGAGGGCATCACCTTCGCCGTCGAGTCGCCGACCAAGTTCTCGGTCGCCGGCATCGACAAGCAGCAGGTGGGCGAGGTCGCCGCGAACATCAGGAAGATCCGCAAGCCCGAGCCCTACAAGGGCAAGGGCGTGCGTTACGCGGGCGAGCAGGTCCGCCGCAAGGTCGGAAAGGCTGGGAAGTAG
- the rplN gene encoding 50S ribosomal protein L14, with the protein MIQQESRLKVADNTGAKEILCIRVLGGSGRRYAGIGDVIVATVKDAIPGGNVKRGDVVKAVVVRTAKERRRPDGSYIRFDENAAVLLKSDGEPRGTRIFGPVGRELRDKKFMRIVSLAPEVI; encoded by the coding sequence ATGATCCAGCAGGAGTCGCGGCTGAAGGTCGCCGACAACACGGGTGCGAAGGAGATCCTCTGCATCCGTGTGCTCGGTGGGTCCGGACGCCGCTACGCCGGCATCGGCGACGTCATCGTCGCCACCGTCAAGGACGCGATCCCGGGCGGCAACGTCAAGAGGGGTGACGTCGTCAAGGCCGTCGTCGTGCGCACCGCCAAGGAGCGCCGCCGGCCGGACGGGTCCTACATCCGCTTCGACGAGAACGCTGCCGTGCTTCTCAAGAGCGACGGCGAACCGCGCGGCACGCGCATCTTCGGTCCCGTGGGGCGCGAGCTCCGCGACAAGAAGTTCATGCGCATCGTGTCGCTGGCTCCGGAGGTGATCTGA
- the rplX gene encoding 50S ribosomal protein L24: MAKIKKGDLVVVISGNRDDRGKQGRVLEVLTDSNRVVVEGVRRVKKHTKVSQTQRGSRTGGIETIEAPIHVSNVMLVDPETKKGTRVGYRTEEVERNGRARTVRVRVAKRSGKDV, translated from the coding sequence GTGGCGAAGATCAAGAAGGGCGACCTCGTCGTCGTGATCTCGGGCAACCGGGACGACCGCGGGAAGCAGGGCCGCGTGCTCGAGGTCCTCACGGACAGCAACCGGGTCGTCGTCGAGGGTGTCCGTCGCGTCAAGAAGCACACCAAGGTGTCGCAGACGCAGCGTGGCAGCCGCACCGGCGGCATCGAGACCATCGAGGCGCCGATCCACGTCAGCAACGTGATGCTCGTCGACCCGGAGACCAAGAAGGGCACCCGGGTGGGCTATCGCACCGAGGAAGTCGAGCGCAACGGGCGCGCGAGGACCGTCCGGGTCCGCGTCGCCAAGCGCTCCGGTAAGGACGTCTGA
- the rplE gene encoding 50S ribosomal protein L5: MATTTENTAVEGSTAPAAPAPRLKLRYREEIRSALKEEFGFANIHQVPGLTKIVVNMGVGDAARDSKLIDGAIRDLSLITGQKPQVTKARKSIAQFKLREGQPIGAHATLRGDRMWEFLDRLLSIALPRIRDFRGLEPRQFDGHGNYTFGLVEQSMFHEIDPDSIDRVRGMDITVVTTASTDDEGRSLLRRLGFPFKEN; encoded by the coding sequence ATGGCCACGACCACCGAGAACACCGCCGTCGAGGGCTCGACCGCTCCGGCGGCGCCCGCGCCGCGGCTGAAGCTGCGCTACCGCGAGGAGATCCGCTCGGCCCTGAAGGAGGAGTTCGGTTTCGCGAACATCCACCAGGTCCCGGGTCTCACCAAGATCGTCGTCAACATGGGCGTCGGGGACGCGGCACGCGACTCCAAGCTCATCGACGGCGCCATCCGCGATCTCTCCCTCATCACCGGCCAGAAGCCGCAGGTGACGAAGGCCCGCAAGTCCATCGCGCAGTTCAAGCTGCGCGAGGGTCAGCCGATCGGCGCGCACGCGACGCTGCGCGGCGACCGGATGTGGGAGTTCCTCGACCGGCTGCTGTCGATCGCGCTGCCGCGCATCCGCGACTTCCGGGGCCTCGAGCCGCGGCAGTTCGACGGGCACGGCAACTACACGTTCGGCCTCGTGGAGCAGTCGATGTTCCACGAGATCGACCCGGACTCCATCGACCGCGTGCGAGGCATGGACATCACCGTGGTGACCACGGCCAGCACCGACGACGAGGGCCGTTCGCTCCTGCGTCGTCTCGGCTTCCCGTTCAAGGAGAACTGA